One segment of Candidatus Nitrospira nitrosa DNA contains the following:
- a CDS encoding cupin domain-containing protein gives MSKSTTPYWNPLRSENRERWTPIHGLEGMAEELTLSIDPTSGEYTRLTRFLPGADTSQFGGKTHPYPEEVFIVSGRLYDDAFGLWLEAGHYASRPPGEQHGPFKTDVGCVVLELSFPNRAIEGHGIEPEDSQSHP, from the coding sequence ATGTCGAAATCAACGACACCGTACTGGAATCCGCTACGCTCTGAAAATCGAGAACGGTGGACACCTATCCATGGTCTGGAAGGGATGGCGGAGGAACTGACGCTGAGTATCGACCCCACAAGCGGCGAGTACACCAGGCTGACACGCTTTCTCCCTGGCGCCGACACGTCACAGTTTGGCGGGAAAACCCATCCCTACCCGGAGGAGGTGTTCATTGTGAGCGGACGTCTGTATGACGACGCCTTTGGTCTCTGGCTGGAAGCAGGCCATTACGCAAGCCGCCCTCCTGGCGAGCAGCATGGTCCATTCAAGACGGATGTGGGATGTGTGGTGTTGGAACTCTCTTTCCCGAATCGCGCGATTGAGGGTCATGGCATCGAACCGGAGGACTCTCAGTCTCACCCATGA